In Desulfonatronospira thiodismutans ASO3-1, the sequence CACCAGGCCTTCACCGGGGGTGTATGGAGAAAGGGTTGCATAACATGTTACCTGAATCTGCATAACTTCCTCTGCTGTTTTTAAGGTGGCGTCAGGCAATGTATACTTTACCTGCCGTATAAGTATGGTTTGCCTTTTAGCAAAGAGCATAATAGAATGTAAAGAAAATCCATGGCAATGCCGGAACCGGTACCCGCCTGGACCTGATTTTCAGGAAAAGAGCAGAGACAGAGTATGCTCATCAGCTGTAAATCGGCAAAGGTGTCGCTTTAGTTTCGCTTTGGTGCCCAATTTCAAGGGAGGAGACAAATGGGTCTGATGCGGATCCTGGGGTCCTGGGGTTATCCTGCTCTGGACTGGATACAGGTGGGAATAACCACCAGGTGCAATGCAGAGTGTATTTACTGCCCGAGTCCGGTATTCAGGAAAAAGGATCCCGGAAGACACATGTCCATGCAGACCTTTACCGGACTGTCCAGGGCCTTTCCCAGGGCCGGCCTGGTGTATCTCCAGGGATGGGGAGAACCCATGATGCACCCGGAATTTATGTTCATGCTCAAAATGGTCAAGGACAAGGGGACAAAGGCCGGGGTGACCAGCAATGCCAGCCTGCTGACAGACGAGCGCATCAGACGCCTGGTGGACCAGGGACTGGACGTCCTTGGACTGTCCGTGGCCGGAGTGGACGAGGCCAATGACCGCATCAGGCCGGGCAGCCCCATAAAGAAGGTACGTCAGGCCGTGGAAAATGTGCACCGCATCCGGACCCTTATGGGCAGTTCCACTCCCGCCCTGCACCTGGCCTATATGCTGCTTGGTTCCAGACGCGGGGATATCCGGCGGATGCCTGGATTTTTCAATGCCCTGGCCCCGGACCAGGTGGTGGTGAGCACTTTGACCCTGGCCCTGGATCAGGAAATGGACAAAGAAATGTATCCGGCCAGGGACAAAGATGATTTCGAGGAATTCAAGGCCGAGCTTCTGGATATGAAATCACAGGTTGACGGGCAGGAAAAAGTGTTTTTCCATGTCTACAATCCGTACCTGCCTGACGGCCCCTGTTCGGAAAATATCCATCGCGCCTGCTATGTTGACGTGGACGGCAGGGTGCTGCCCTGCGTATACACTGACGTGAGTGCAGAAGACAGGGTTTACAGGTATTTCCAGGGCCGGCCGCACCCGGTATACCCCATTGATTTCGGGCATGTCCCGGATGATTCCCTGAAAAGCATCTGGAAAAGCAGGCAGTACCGCAAGTTCAGGGGCAGGTTCAGCGCCGGGGAGTGCCCGGAGGAGTGCGCCACCTGCACCAAGCGTTTCATAGACGACCTGACCCATGAAGACCCCGAACCCATACGGGTGGATTACACAGGACCGGCATGAACCAGGAGCTTTTGACCATCAAGGAAATAGCCAGGAGACTTGATCTGCCTGAAAGCAACATCCGCTATTACCGGGACAGGTTTGACCGGTTTCTGCCCAGTGTGGGCCATGGGCGAAAAAAAAGGTACAAGCCCGAGGCCGTGGAAGTTTTCAGGTGCATAGTGGAAGAGCTTGGCCAAAGCAGATCCACCCAGGAGATCGAAGAGGTTCTTGCCGCCCGTTTTTCCCAGAATCCAAGCCAGGTGACCTGGCAGCAGGATAGCTTGAGTCCCGCGGCTTACGCACAGAGTGGAAGCGATGCTACTTATCTGCAGGAAGCACTTGTGACCCAGTCCCGCGCCCTGGACAAGCTTTCCCGGGCCATGCAGCTTGAACGGGGCCTTTTTGCGGACCTGCAGCAGATGCAGTCCAGGCAGGACAGGCTCAAAAGGGCCGTATACCTCTTGTGGAAAGGTTACCAGAAAAGTCTGTCCCGGGACCGAGACGGGCACCAGCCCGGGGAGGTAGAAAAGCTCAGGGAGGAAGTGGAGTCTTTGGAGACACGGCAGACTGAGCTGGAAGAAAAGCTTGAATCAGAACTAAAGTCCATGCGTGAGGAACTGCAGAAATGTCAGTTCTGGACCAAAAGGCTGCTTATGCAGTCTGCCCGGGAAAAGACTGAACCTGATAAAGGGGATGAATCTCAAACGGGCACTTAGAGCTTCTGCACAGCTTCGGGGTTGTCCGGGTCAATGCCCACCAGGCAGATTTTGTGCTCATCCGCCAGGCTTACGGCTTCTGCGCGGTCAAAGAACAGGCTGGTTCCGGATTCGTAAGCCAGGCAGGTGGCACCGGCCTGAATCATGGTTCTTACCGTCTGGCTGCCCAGTGCCGGCAGATCAATGCGCTGGTCCTGGCCCGGCTTGAAGATCTTGACCACTGTAAGGCTGGACCCGGATAGCTCGCCTGCTCTCAAAATGGCCCTGTCGGTGCCTTCTATGGCTTCTACCGCCACCACCGCCCTTTCCTTGACCACGATGCACTGGCCTATGTCTAAGCTGCCTATCTGTTTTATGATGGGCCAGGCAAACAGGATATCTTTTTTTTCGGCAAATGAAGGGGCTCGTCTGGACTGAAGGCCCGCAGGAGATATGAGTTCCGGGACAAACTCTATGGCGGATATCACCTCCAGGCCTTCCCGGTGCAGTTCATCGGCCACAGAGCTTAAAAGAGCATTGTCGTTGCGGCTGCGCAGGTTTACCAGCAGCTTGATGGCCCTGAAGTCGGGGCGTAGATCAAAGGCCCTGGGCTTATTTATTGGGCCTGCAAAAACCACATGGGAAACCCCGGCCTGGTGCAGAAACCTGATGAGTCTGCCCAGCTGGCCGAGTTTGAGCCATACAAGCTGGTCGGTATAGGCCTGGATTTCCGGGAGGGTTTCCTTTTCAAAAGCTGCTGCCGCCACGCGGTAGCCCTGTTTGCGGGCGTTTTGAGCCACCAGGAGGGGAAAGCTGCCTCCTCCGGCTATTATCCCCAGTTTTTTACTGCCGGCCATTTCGCTCCGGGTTTCGCTCCAGGGACACCACTCCCCTGCTGCTGGACTTGAGAAAGGAGACCAGGTTGTCTGTCAGCCTTAAGCCGGAAAAATCCTGCCCCGCTTTTTCCAGGGCCTGAACATGGCTTAAGTCCGACTTCCAGATAAGATTGAATGCCTTTTTCAGAGCCGAGATTTCCTCCCTGGGGAATCCGGCCCGGCGCAGTCCGATGAGATTGGGTCCCACCAGCCTGGCCCTTTCTCCTACAGCCAGCATATACGGAGGGACATCCTGGGCTATGCCGCTTTTGCCCCCGATAAAGGCGTACTCGCCTATGCGCACGAACTGGTGCACAGCGCAGAGGCCGCCAATGACCGCTTTTTGTCCCAGGTGTACGTGCCCGCCCAGGGTGGCCCCGTTGGCCATAATCACCCCGTCTTCCAGGATGCAGTCGTGGGCCACGTGGGTGTAAGCCATGAGAAAACACCCGGAACCGATGCTGGTGACACCCCTGCCGTCAGGAGTACCCCTGTTCAGGGTCGTGTACTCCCGGATCTTGTTGTCGTCCCCCAGCCTGAGCCAGGTTTCCTCGCCCTGGTACTTGATATCCTGCGGGCCTTCACCGATGCAGGCGTAGGAGTAGACGTGGTTGTTTCGTCCCAGGCTGGTGAACTTCTTGATCTGGGCAAAAGCGTCCACCCTGGTTCCCTCGCCCAGGCTGGTACTCTCCTCGATGATGACATAAGGCCCGATGACCACTCCAGGCCCCAGCTCGGCTTCAGGGTGGACTATGGAGGTTGGATGGATTTGTGTTTTCACGCCTGGTCTTCCCTGTCTACGATGGTTGCTGAAAACATGCCTTCGGCCGCCACCCTGTCCTGGACCACGGCCTGGCCGTGCATACGCCACAGGTTCATGCGGTGCCGGTCGTAAGTTATATGCATATACAGGCTGTCCCCTGGAAAGACGGGCTTTCGAAAGCGCACCTTGTCCACACCGGTAAAAAGAAAAATCTTGCCCTGCATCTGGTCCGGAACGCTTCCAGCCACCAGAAGCCCTCCGGCCTGGGCCAGGGACTCCAGAATGAGCACACCGGGCATAACCGGGTAATCCGGGAAATGCCCCTGGAAAAAAGGCTCGTTTATGGTGACGTTTTTCAGGGCCTTGAGGCTTTTAAAGGGCTCCAGCTGCACCACCCGGTCCACCAGCAGAAATGGATAGCGATGGGGCAGAAAGTTCAAGATGTCCTGAATGGACATTTCAGTTCCCGGGACCTGGTTCACTTGTCTTCTCCTTGGTTCGGTCTGTTACTGGACTGTATCTGCTTTTCAAGCTGCTTGATCCTTTTGTTCATCTGGGAGAGCCTGGGCAGAAGAACCGCGTTGCGCAGGAAAGTAGTGTGATCCATGGCCGGGATGCCGCCGGCATCGGTGTTGGCGGGCAAAGATTTTCCCACCCCGGACTTGGCCGCCACCCGGCAGTTGTCTTCGATTTCCAGATGTCCGGCAACACCCACCTGGCCCCCCAGGATGACATTGCTGCCCAGACGTACGCTTCCGGATATCCCCACCTGGGATATGAGCACGCAGTTTTCCCCAGTCTGCACATTGTGGGCGATCTGGACCAGGTTGTCTATCTTGGTCCCCTTTCCTATCCTGGTTTCGCCCAGGGTGGCCCGGTCAATGGTGGTGCAGGAGCCTATCTCCACATCGTCCTCGATGACCACCCTGCCCACCTGGGGAATCTTAACACGCTCTTCACCGTCCTGGATAAAGCCGAAGCCGTCGCTGCCTATGACCGCACCCGGGTGAATAATGACCCGGTCATTTATGCGGCAGCCGGCCATAATGCTCACCTGGGGGTAAACCAGGCAGTCCCGGCCAAGAACCACATTCTCCCCGATATAGCAGTGGGGAAAGATGCGGCATCCAGGTCCTATGCGGGCATTGGCCCCGATAAAGACCATGGGGTGAATAATAGCTGTAGGGTCAATGGTGGCCGTGGAGTGGATGCCTTCCTGCCCTGGAAAACTCTCCTGCATGCCCTGAGGTTCATGAAAAAGCTGCATGACCCGGGCAAAATCCAGGTAGGGGTTTGGGCTTTTTATGGCCCTGGACACCATCTCCGCCTTTTCCGGGGGAACAATTACCGCCCCGGCCGAGGTGGTTTCAAGCCGGGGCAGGTACCTGGAATCAGACAGAAAGGACAGCTCGTCCGGTCCGGCCTGCTCCAGGGTGTTTACCCCGGTTATGTCCAGGTCTTCACCTGTGTATTCAAGTTTGAGGCGGGCTGCGATTTCAGAGAGAAGCATGGTACCCTGCCCCTTAATTCCGGGCTTCCCAGGCCTGGTTCACTTCATCCATGAGTTCGTCGGTGACGTTCATGGCATCCTTTGCGTAGATTATTCCGCTTCCTTGCGCATCCAGGATCATGTCGAACCCGTTTTTCTCGGCAAAATCATCTATGACCTCGAAAAGCAGGTCGATGATGGGATCCGAGAGTTCCTGTTCCTCCTGCTGCATCCTGGCCTGGTAGGACTGGTATTTCTGCTGGAACTGCTGCATCTTCTGGCGCAGTTCCGCCTCCATGTCCTGCTGGGCCTCCTGACTCAGGACCATACTCTGCTTCTGCAGTTCTTCCCGCAGTCTTTCCACCTCGGCCCTTTCTTCCTCCAGGTCATCACGCATCTCCTCGAACCGCAGGGTCAGCTGGCCCAGGGCCTGCTTGCCTGGTTCCGATGACTCCAGGATGCGCTGCACTTCCACTATGCCGATTTTGTTTTCCGCCAGGGCCATACTCGGAACCAGCAGGCAGATAATAAGTAAAAGAACTGTTTTTTTCATTTTATATCACTCCTTGGATCTTTTTGTTTAAAATTCATGCCCCATGGAGAACTCGATCTGGCTGCGGCTGCTGTCCTCCAGATCGTCCAGGGCATAACCGTATTCAACCCGGATGGGGCCCATGGGAGAATACCAGCGTACACCGGCCCCGATACTCTTGTACAAGTCGAAATCCACGCTTTCCCCTTTATCCCAGACATTGCCGGCATCGAAAAAGACCAGGCCCATGAGGCCGATCTCTTCGTTCAAGGGATGCAGCAGCTCAAAATTGGTGAAGAAGTGCTTGTCGCCGCCCTTGACTTCCCCGTCGTCGAACCTCGGGGCCAGCTTGCGCGCCGCATAGCCGCGCACGCTGTTGATCCCGCCCAGGCGGAAGAGTTCAAAGTTGGGGATGTCTTCATCCGTGTTGCGCATGACGTAACCTGCCTGTCCTTTCCAGTGGAATATACTTCTGTTTAAAACTGGTCGATAGTAGTCTGAGCTGGCAATGTACTTGATGAAGTTATCATCACCCTGCAGAAGACCACCGGCATATTCAACTGAGAGCAGGTTTCTGGTTCCCCTGGAGGGGTTTATGCGCCGGTTGCGGGTGTCGCGAATGGCCGCCACATAGGCACCGCTGGACCAGTTTTCTCCTTCCAGGTCCTTGATGTCCCGGTGGGCATCGTCGTCCACATTGGTGATCTCGTAGTTTTCAAGGCGGTAATTCCAGTGCAGTCTGGTGTATTCCCCGATGGTGTAGGCGAACTTGGCCCTGCCCCCCCGGGTGTCCCGGTCGTAAGTGAAATATTCTTCATCTATCCAGTACAGGTCGGCTCCCATGCCCAGGTTGCTGTCCCGGACCCGGGGGTTCCAGAAATCCAGGTCAAAGCGGGTGGTCCGGGCTCCGAAACTTCCGCTGAAGCTCAATTGGTACCCCTTGCCAAAGAGGTTTCTCTGCTGGATCATTCCGGTGAAAAACACCCGGTCATAAGATGAGTAGCCTGCCCCGGCGGAAAGCATGCCGGTGGGCTTTTCCTCCACCTGGGTTACCAGGTCCAGCACGTTGTCGTCTTCAGTGGGTACAGGCTGAATATCCACCTGCTCAAAATAGTCCAGGCGCTGCAGTCTTTCCGTGGATCTTCGAAGGTCGCTGCCCCGGAAAAGATCTCCGTCGGTGAGGCGCATTTCCCTGCGGATGACGTTATCCCTGGTCCTGGTATTGCCCTCGATGAGTACCCGACCGATGTAGATCTTCTCGCCCTTGCTCAGGTTGTAGATGACATCGACCTTTTTTTCATCCTCGTCCACCTGCATGTTCACATCGGCTTCGGCAAAGGCATAGCCGTAGTCGGTGTAAAAATCGGCCAGGTTCTGGGTATCTTTTTGCATGGAAGAGCGGCTGAAGTACTCGCCTTCTTCTCCCAGGTCGTCCAGGATGGTCAGCTTTTTCAGTTCATCTTCGCTTACCAGGAGGTCCCCCTGGAATGATACCTCACCCATTTTGTAGCGGTGGCCTTCCTCCACGTGGAAGGTCAGGTAGATGCCGTCCTCTTCGTAGTCCACGTCCGGCTGTCCCACCCGGGCATCAATATATCCCTTGTCCGCGTAGAAGGCTTCCAGGGCGGCCACATCCCGGTCCAGAAGCTCTTCTCTTAAAACTCCTCTGCCGGTAAGCCAGGAAAAGATGCCGCGTCTTTTAAGCTCCATTTCCCCGCGCAGGGTGCGCTCGCTTATTTCCTCCGCCCCACGGATCTCGATGCCGCGGATGAACAGGCGGTTGCCCTCGTCAATATTGATGTTCAGGTTGGCTTCACGCTCGTCGATTTCACTAATGCTGTAATCAACTGTGGCGTTGTAATATCCCTTGCCCCGGTACAACTCCCGGATCCTGCCCAGGTCTTCACTGATGATCTGGGGGTTTACCACCGATCCTGTTCTGGTGGTGAGCACTTCCCGGACATCGCTTTCGCTGATATCATCGGCTCCGGATATGTTGATATTTTGAATCAGGGGCTTTTCCTCCACCACGATGGTGACTTCCTTACCCTGGGGTGTGTCCTCGACATGGAACTGCACGTCGTCGAAATATCCCAGGTCGAAGATATTGCGCAGTTCCCGGTTTAGTTTTTCCGGGTCATACATGTCACCTTCCTGGACCTGGAGGCGAAGCAGGACCACGTCCGGATCCAGGATATCAACGCCTTCAATGTCGATGGAGGCGATGCGCTCCTCGCGGAGCATTTCCTGATAAACCTTTTCCGCCAGTTCCTCCACTGCCGGCAGGATGTTTATCACGCCTTCCTTGACTATGTAGAAAGGCACGGTTTCCCTTTCACCATAGCCGTCCACAAGTCTTGCATCCAGGCTTATGTATTCGTCCACTGCATTGAAGGTGCCATAGAGGGCAAAGCGGCCGTCTCCCAGAAGGGCCAGTCTCCGGGCCTTCTCTACGTCCAGATAGCTTACTTCTTCCCGTGTGATAAGGGTCTGCCCCAGTTCCGGCTCAACAACATCCAGGCCCTTGTCCCGCAGGGAACTGGTAAGCATGGAAGGCAGACCGGTCTGTAAATATTCAAGCTCTTCAGGGGCGTTTATTTCAAAGGGCAGAACCAGTATCTGCTTTTGTCCGGCATGTGAGGTGCCGGCAGCCAGCATCAGAAGAAAAAAGGGCAGAAAGACAAGTACCCGTTGCAACAGTGAGTTATTGATTAAGGACATACATGCCACCTGATTTTAGTTCGTAATTTATATTCATGCGCGAAGCCAAGTCCAGATTGTGGGTCACCACCACTAAGGTCATGCCCAGTTCACGGTTTAAATGCAGAAGCAGATCCCCCACTTCCCGTCCTTTGGCCTCGTCCAGGTTGCCTGTGGGTTCATCCGCCAGGAGCACTCCAGGCCGGGGCAGAATAGCCCTGGCGATTGCCGCACGCTGGCTTTCTCCACCGGACAGTGTGGTAACGCTCTGGCCGGCCTTGTGCTTCAGCCCTACCTGGTCTAAGGCCTCAAGGGCGGCCTCATGGGCCTTTTTTCTGTTGATGCCGTTTATTACGGCAGGCATGGCCACGTTTTCCAGGGTGTTGAACTCGGGGAGCAAATGGTGAAACTGGAAAATGAACCCCATCTCTGTTCTTCGCAGTGCGGCCTTTTGTACAGGAGTAAGAGTGGACAGATCCTGTCCGTTGAAAAAGACCTTTCCTTCAGTGGGGTCGTCCAGGGTGCCCAGAATGTGCAGCAGAGTACTCTTGCCGCATCCCGAGGCTCCCTGGACCGCCACGGTCTCTTTTTTCTCGATGCACAGATCCACCCTGTCCAGGACAGTGATGGTTTCCGGGCCGGAAGTGAAAGACTTGCTCAGATTTTCCAGTTTGTAAAGGGGTTCATTCATGCCTAAGAGCCTCGGAGGGGTTGAGCCCCGATGCTTTGCGGGCCGGATATATGGTGGCCAGAAAGCAAAGGACCATGGCGGCTACAGCTATTATTATCAGGTCTGAAGTGTGTAAGAGCACCGGCAGGTACTCCATGAAATAGACATCCGCCGGCAAACGGATAAACTTGTAGTTCTCAAGAATATAGCAGCCTCCCAGGCCCACTGCAAAGCCCAGAGCGGTGCCAAGCCCCCCTATCATCAGTCCCAGCAGGACGAATATATTGCGGATCATCCGCCTGGTGGTGCCCATGGACATGAGTATGGCTATATCCCGGGTCTTTTCCATGACCAGCATAACCAGGGCGGTGATGATGCTGAAGGACCCCACCAGGACAATCATGGCCAGGATAACGCCCATGGCGATTTTTTCCAGTTCCAGTGCGGCAAAGAGATTTTCATTCATCTCCTTCCAGTTGCGCACGTAGTAGGGGTACCCCCCCAGTTTTTCAGACACCCTCTCGGACAGCTCCCGGGCGCGGTCAGCGTCGTGGACCCGCAGCTCCATGCCGGAAACCACGTCGCGGGTAAATCCCATGAGTTCCTGGGCGTCATTGATTGTGGTGTAGGCAAAAGAGGTGTCGTACTCATACATGCCTGTCCTGAAGACGCCCCGGACATCAAATGTGGTTATGCTGGGCGTGAAACCGGCTGAAGTGCCTTCCCCGGAAGGGGCCATGACATTCACTGTGTCCCCTGTGCCTGCACGGAGATTGGCGGCAAGTTCCTGTCCGATAATCAGGCCGGGGAAGTCCTTTTCTATCTCCAGGTCCAGAACGCCACCCTGGACCATTTCCTGGTCCAGCCCCAGAACTTGTTTTGCGCCCTGGGGGTCTATACCTCTCAGCACCACCCCCTTAACCCCCGAGGGGGTGCTGAGCATGACTTCGGAATAAATGAAAGGGGTTGCGCCCCTGACCCCGGCTATTTCTTCCAGGTCTCCGGCCATATCCTGGTAATCGGCTATGGTGCCGGTGTGGCTGCCCACTACAATATGAGCGTTCAGACCCAGGATCTTGTCCCGCAGGTTCTCGCTGAAACCGTTCATGACCCCCAGGACAATAATGAGAGCTGCAACACCCAGGGCCACACCCAAAACGGACAAGAGAGAAATGACCGATATAAAGGCCTGCTCCCTCTTGGCCCGGAGATAGCGCAAAGCCACTAAAAATTCAAAACGCATCAGGACGTACCAGCCTCTGGGCGTAGAAGCGGAAAGAGAATAACTTCCCGGATTGAAGCAGAATTTGTGAAGAGCATGACCAGGCGGTCAATCCCTATGCCTTCCCCGCCTGCCGGGGGCATGCCGTATTCCAGGGCCCGGATGTAGTCCTCGTCCATGTAATGGGCCTCCACGTCACCGGCCTCCTTATCCTGCACCTGCTCCTGGAACCGGCCTTTCTGATCCTGGGGATCATTTAGCTCAGAAAAGGCGTTGGCTATTTCCCGGCCGGCGATAAAAAGCTCGAAACGATCCGTAATGGCGGGGTCCTTATCGTTTCTCCTGGAAAGAGGAGAAATCTCTGTGGGATAATGATATATAAAATGAGGCTGCTGCAACCTGGGTTCCACCAGAAGGTCAAAAAGCTTGGCCTGCACCTTGGCCTGTTTTTCTCCCGGGACCACATTTTCACCGAGGCGTTTCACCAGGGCTTTTGCCTTTTCCGGATCCTGGTAATCCTCCGGAGCCAGCCCCCCGATCTCTTCCAGGGACTTGAAAAAAGGTATTCTGGTCCAGGGAGGAGTAAAATCAATGGTGTTGCCCTGGTAGGTAATCTGTGTGCCGCCGGTCATGTGCCTGCACAGCCCGCTTATCATTTCTTCGGTAAAATCCATGAGGTCCCAGTAATCCACGTATGCCCGGTAAAATTCAAGCATGGTGAATTCCGGGTTGTGCTGGGTGGAGATGCCTTCATTTCTGAAATTGCGGTTTATCTCGTAAACTTTTTCAAAGCCACCCACGAGCAGTCTTTTAAGATAAAGTTCAGGTGCAACCCGGAGGTAGAGCTTCATGTCCAAAGCATTGTGGTGGGTGTTGAATGGCCTTGCTGTAGCTCCCCCGGGAATGGCCTGCATCATGGGGGTTTCCACCTCGATGAAGTCCCTGGCATCGAGAAAATCCCTGATATACCTTATGATGCGGTTTCTGGCCAGAAAAATCTGTTTGGAGGAAGGGTTGACAATAAGATCCACATACCTCTGGCGATAGCGGGTCTCGACGTCCTTAAGACCGTGGTACTTCTCGGGCAGGGGGCGTACAGCCTTGGTTAAAAGCTGGATTTCTTCCGCCTTGATGGTCAATTCGCCGGTCCTGGTGCGGAACAGTGCACCGTGGACTCCGATTATATCGCCAACATCAAGCTTCTTGAAGACCTTGAATTCATTTTCGCCCAGCATGTCCCTCTGGACAAAGATCTGTATCCGGTCGCTGTGGTCCAGGATGTGAGCAAAAATGACCTTGCCGAAGGAGCGCAGGGCCATGATCCTGCCTGCTACCCTGTAACAGCGTGTATCAGCTTCAAGCTCTGCGGCATCAAGGCTTCCCGCCTCCTGAAGGATGCGGCTTATGTCCGTGTCCTTGCGAAAGCTGTTGGAAAAGAGTTCTACCTGCTGTTCCTGCAGGTCCTTTATTTTCTGCCTGCGGTTTTTCAGAAGCTGGCTTTCGCTTTGATCAGGTGTGTTTTCAGGTGTCTGACTGTTTTTTTTCATGTGCTTGTATTTGGTTGCGGCTGGTCCTTCCAGGGGCCTGCTCAAAAGATTTTGGACCGGAGCTCAAGTCCAGGAGCAGAGCTCCAATCCAGATGTAAACTTTATAATTTATTTTAAAATAATGGTTCCGTCAAGAAACACGCACTCTCCGCGAGCTGAAAAATGTCTGCTGCGGGCATTTTTTTAAAGGCGCTAAAGCAGCATGCAACTAAATGTATTGTTGTTGCTGTCGGGGGGCTGACTGCTTGATTACTCCGTTCGGATATGCCCCTGGCCATGCATTGTTCTCCCGCCCCCTTTTTGTTGCGGCATTCACGGAAGTGCAGTGATGCATCAATATGGAATCACTCTGAAATACTGGGGGCAGGGTCGACAGAAAATGCTTGACAGACGATTGACATATGATAGTTGATTTAAGTGATCAGATGTAGACTAAAGTGGTGTTACCTTTAACCGCAGGTTTTTTATGGAAAAAATTGTTATTAACAACGTGGTCAAGATTTTCGGAGATCACCCGAAAAAAGCCCTGGAGCTTCTGCGCCAGGGTGAGCCCATTTCCCAGATCCTGGACAAGACCGGCAACGTGGTAGGGGTGGCTGATGTCTCCTTTACCGTGAACGAAGGGGAGATCGTTGTGGTCATGGGGCTCTCCGGCAGCGGCAAGTCCACCCTGGTGCGCTGCATCAACCGTCTTTTCGAGCCCACGGCCGGAGAGATATATGTAGACGGGCAGGATGTCTGCAAGCTGGACACCAAGGAGTTGCGGGATTTTCGCAGGCGCAAGTTCGGCATGGTTTTTCAGAACTTTGCTCTTTTCCCGCATCGGTCCGTGATCAATAACGTTGAGTTCGGCCTGGAAGTGCAGGGAGCAGACAAGGGAGAAATGAGGCAGAAGGCTGAAACTGCTCTGGAAATGGTCGGGCTCAAGGGCTGGGGAGAGAAATATCCCAGTGAACTTTCCGGGGGTATGCAGCAAAGGGTCGGTCTGGCCAGGGCTCTGGCCCTGGACCCGGATATCCTGCTCATGGACGAGGCCTTCAGTGCTCTGGACCCCCTTATCCGCAGGGATATGCAGGACGAACTCATCAACCTGCAGCAGAAAATGCAGAAGACTATTGTCTTTATCAGCCACGACCTGGATGAGGCCCTCAAAATCGGGGATCGCCTGGTGATATTAAAGGACGGGGCAGTGGTCCAGATAGGCACCCCGGAAGAGATTCTGACCAGACCGGCCACGGAGTATGTACGTAAGTTCGTGGAAGAGGTGGATATCACCAAGGTTCTCACTGCTGAGTCGGTTATGAAAAAGTGCGAGGATGTGGCCTACCTGGGATCAGACGGCCCCAATGCAGCAATGCGCAAAATGAAAAAGAACGCCATTGCCTCGCTTTTTGTTTTGAATAAAGACCGCACTCTGGCCGGCATTGTTTTCGCCGGCGAGGTGCGCAGGCTGGTGGATGAGGGAGAAAGCGATCTGGAAAAAGCTATGCACAAAGATATAAAGATGGTCAGCCGGGATACCCCGGCCCAGGAACTTTTTCCCATTATGCAGGACATGTCCTACCCCGTGGCAGTTGTGGACGATGAAAACAAGCTTCTGGGGATCATAGTCAAGGGCCTGCTCTTTTCCGCCA encodes:
- a CDS encoding quaternary amine ABC transporter ATP-binding protein; its protein translation is MEKIVINNVVKIFGDHPKKALELLRQGEPISQILDKTGNVVGVADVSFTVNEGEIVVVMGLSGSGKSTLVRCINRLFEPTAGEIYVDGQDVCKLDTKELRDFRRRKFGMVFQNFALFPHRSVINNVEFGLEVQGADKGEMRQKAETALEMVGLKGWGEKYPSELSGGMQQRVGLARALALDPDILLMDEAFSALDPLIRRDMQDELINLQQKMQKTIVFISHDLDEALKIGDRLVILKDGAVVQIGTPEEILTRPATEYVRKFVEEVDITKVLTAESVMKKCEDVAYLGSDGPNAAMRKMKKNAIASLFVLNKDRTLAGIVFAGEVRRLVDEGESDLEKAMHKDIKMVSRDTPAQELFPIMQDMSYPVAVVDDENKLLGIIVKGLLFSAIAERGGDV